CAGGATCAaccttcccttctctccttaGGGTCTAAGTTTTACtggatatatttctttttaaactgcCTTTTGTGGCCTGGAATATGTCAGAGTCTCAACAAGTTCTGCAAACGTGTGAACTCCTTGGAGTGAAATGGTGAACAAGTTAACCTTGGTGTGAACTCTAGCAATGATGTGTGTTGGGCAGAGACATCAGCTTGACTGCTGTGTGTGTTATTGTGATTCAGTGGTACTTAGCTGCAGTTCTTTGGGTCAGTGCTAGTAGTGTCCTTTTGACTGAAGGCTGCTTAGTTGCTGAAATCTTCCTCTAGCAAAGTGCTCAAGAGTGTACTAAGAGCTCATCTgacttctgctctgctcctttcaTTGGTGCTTGTGGTAACTGGTATCTGCCTGGAGATGATGGATGATCCTACTCCAGCATACCTTGCTTATTGTAATGACACAATTGATACTTAGCCACAGCTGTAAGTTATAAGGCTGATTTGTCTTTCCCAGAAGCTTTCTGTCTGAGTTGGTTGCAATGAGCTTAACTTTGTTGCAGGAAATGCTGTCTATAGTTGATGTAAAACGTGTAGCTTTGCTTCCAGATAAGCTTATTTAGGTAGAAATGTCTGAAAatcttgctgtgttttccttaaGACAGTAGCATGAGCGTGCTGGCTTTGTTGACCTGTGTGATGCCAGATGTCTGGCTTAACTCTTGTTTTTTAACACACAGGCAATTAATTCAGTGGTAACACTAAAACATGACCTGCTTGCCAGGAGCTTGCATGATCATTCAAGGGGGACCTGTCTGTTTTGTGCTTACTGTTTTTTGCTGGCTGGAATACTTACACAGACCTGTGCTGATTGTGTGCCACCTTCTTGCCCTTGCTGTGGCAAGTGGAAAAGTTGATGTTTCTGAGCATCAAGGTGTTATTTTGGCTGGAGGAAGAAACGTCTGTCTTGCCTGTTCTCTAGACTGGCTGGAGCTACAGCTTGGCTGGAAACCCTGAGCATTGCTGCTATGTGGAGCACCCAgctgaaatggaagaagaagTGAAACCATTGTGATCCCTTTGGGTTTCAGACAGCAACTTATTTTGGCTCCTCTTTCCTCTAAAAATTTTGctgtggcttgttttttttcagcttcgTGGACTGCGAGGATGTCTGTGGTTAGGTCTCTTTATTGTCTTTGGTATCAGGCTGTCAATGGAGGCTTGTGTGGTGGATTAATGTAGCACCACATCCAACCATGGAACTTCCAGAGGTTTCTTCTgagcacttatttttttttcctagttaagaggcttcttctcccaaaggtgaaaaagaaatgccaaTCTCCAGCACTGGATGTTGGatttgagctgctgctgggtcaTCTGTGAGtgcctggaggtgctccaggccaaGTTGaatgggcagcctgagctggtggggggcagccctgcccacaagTTGGGGGCTGGGACTGAGTGggctttgaggttccttccaacccgtgacactctgtgattctatattcTGCTTGTCTCATGTTTCTGAAGCAGAGCTTGAGACTCTCTCTGCCTGCAAAAGATTGCTGTGGAAGCAAGCGGGGACCTCAGCTATGCTGTTAACAGATCCATCAGGTTTAGGGGTTCTCATACCTTGGCCTAGGGTCTGTCACTGACTGTTCTTGACAAAATGGTCATTATAAAGGCTGAAAGTGACATGTTACTGCTAATAGGAGGTACAACAGCAGTAGAGAAGCAacagttttcagaagaaagtATGTTTGTGAAAAGTAAATGTTCCTTATAGCTTAGGTCAGGGCCCTCACTGTTTGTAGGTGTATGAGTGAATGTGGACTCAAgctttattatcattttaagtTAATGTTTACCCAGATCTTTCCAAATGAGAGCCTTAGTACAGCATAAGTGGTAAACTGCATGAAGAGAGATAGGCACACATGTAGGCAGGACCATCATTCTGCTAAACTTGAATCTATGTCAACAAAAAACTGAATATTGAATATTAACCTGAATGAAACTGCATTGTTTAACCTCAGCAAAAATATGCTTTGGGAAGtgattgtgtttatttttcttagtatttgCAATGATGCCCTCTTGGAGTAGAGCTTTTGGTTAAAATAGAAACTCTATTTAGACTGTGCCATTTCTGAGTGGTTGTGTCTTAAGACAGGCCTATCCATACTCATGTCTTGAGGCAAGAAAAATTCTACCTTATGCATTCCTAGCAAAGGTATCTAAGTTTTTATCCGATACTGAAGACCCTtaagactgtgtgtgtgtgtgtgtatgtatgtgtatccCCATACATACTGTCTCACTATAAAGCCTTCCACAGCGTTGAAGTTGTGTGTGCTGTGGTTTAGGCTTCTTATATTGTAGTTGCACAATGATTCATCATAGACCAGAGCAGTCCAGCAGACCTTCCTGGGCCTGTTTGCACTGCTTGGTAATCTCAGCCAAAAAGAGTGGATCGCTCTCTGGTGAACAAATGACAACATGTTCTCATCTGCTGTTTAGTTTTAGATAGAGATACACAGCTGGATAGCAATACATGCAGTCAAAGGCAAGTCTTTTCTTTGTCACTCAGATCTTGAGCATCTTCCTTAGAGATGGGAGGGAAACCAACAACCTTTGAGAGAGAGGTTTTGTGGTGACTCTATGCAGCTGTTccccacctcagttttggcttCAAAGTGCAGACAAGGAAAAACTCATGGGTGGTAGATCCTCTGAAGATCACAACGAAATCATGACAGAAGTTGGTTCAGTGACAGAGAGCAACAGGGACATCTGCTTTATGCAACCAAGGTGTCATCCAGACCTCAAAATAGCATTTCAGCATCTGCAGATAGAAAGAGAATGGATGATAAAGTTCATCTGCATGCCTCGTATTCCCAGCAATGTGGGATGTGGTGTGGGAGGAGAGAATAGCATCCTCCTGTGCTCTGCCCCAGCCTAGGGAAAACACTGTTTGTCAAGTATTAGTCAAGTATTGTTTGTCAATTATTTGTCCATGTATTAGTGAGAAAGGCCCTGTAAGGATTTTCCCCTCCCAGGAAATCCCTAGATGTAGCATCTACTCTAGATGTAGCATCTACTCTAGATGTAGCATCTACTCTAGATGTAGCATCTACTCTAGATGTAGCATCTGGTTCAGCTCCTTTTAGTCAGGAGCTAACCCTGTATTCAGGAGGTAGAAACCTGCCTCACCATAGCTGGCTCTGCACAGAGGAGGCCTGTATGTCTGTTAGAACGTAACAGAGCTGGTTTGAAGGTGACAGCCCAGCTAGAGGCAGCCAAAGATCACCTGTGATTCCTGGGTATCCCCCAGAGGAAGTAGTACGTACCTGttgcagatttttcttcctctggaagTGACAGTTGTCCAGGTTGGAGTGCCCCCTCTTCTCACACACTGTGCGGCCAATTTCCACGTGGAGCATGTATTTCAGACCTCTGATGATCTAGAGAGAGTGGTTTCCTCCTTTAAAGTGGGGTCAGGGAAAGGGATGTTGAAATGAGATTTTGGCTAGGGATCAAGTGCTGCGTCTGTCAGTtgtgtgtggtgctgcagaTGTGTTTTATGGCGGATGGGTGGGAGTTAAGGGGGATAGTGGGATGTGTGCTGCTTATGTTAGGGTATTGTAGAGCAGTCCTGAGGAGGATCAAGGCTCCTGTGTCTCAGGTGCTCTGTAGCAAGGGTCAATAGACGAATGGTTGGAGGACCACACAGGAATGTGTTCTCTTCTTACCTGCACCATAGCTTTGTTTATTTGCCAttctttaaacagaaataagtcGTTGGAACTGTTGTTGTATTGGTAAACCCCAAAGCGAGCTGCCTTGCGAACGCCAGGATTGTTGGTATTCATTGGGACCGGGAAGCCAGGATGCACGGTTGAATGGGGTGGTGGTACACACGTAGCTGGAAAAACACAAAGTGCCATCATAGAACACATGCAGTGGCTGAAATAGCAGGTGGCTATTCAGGCCTCTGAACCAATCCTAAGCCTTCTTACTTGTCCCATGCACTTTAGAGATTCATCTCAGGGTGGCTTGGGTcagaaaggaccttaaagatcatctagttccaacctctgtgctgcaggcaaggctgccaaccactagatgTGCTTTAGGAAGGCTGCTCATCtccattaaaaagtaattttcctTTACATGTTCGAAATAGCGAAGCAACCCATGAAATGGTTGCAGAGCTCAGACTGCCTGAGGGAAGCCTGGACATTGTAAGCACTTAAGAAGTTTCTGGCCCAACACCTATCTCAAAGCAAGGCTGCCTTTGAATCTAGCTATAAATCTAGAGCACATTGCTCAGAGTATAGTGTAATTTTGATGAAATATCGAACGCTGACTGGCAGAACCCTACTGCTCTTTGTTGGCATGCCAAGACATAAGCGTACTTCCCCTCCACTTCCCAGTAGTTTCGatgttctggtttttgttttaggGAAATACAGATGATGATACTTTTCAGTTCCTGAAATACAAGAGGAAGAGATGTTCAATATGTACaagctgttgtgctgctgccaaTGGAAAGACCTGCCGCTCCAGGAGATGGCCCTTAGAGTTGCCTGTGTGTGTAGGCAGCAAGCATGTGCACACAAACCTGCACTCAAAGCTTGTGCTAATTTTCTGCAAAGCTCAAGCTTTTTGTCACCTCCAGCTTTTTTTTCACAGCTAGGTGTCAATAACAGCTGAGCCACAGAGCATAACCTGTGCATGTAAGCCAGCTTCTACTGAGAAACATAATTTATCTTTCTCCACAGTAGAAAGGAGCCAATCCAGTGACCCAGTctccttgaaaacaaacaaaccaaaaaaccccaccGCCAACAAAACAGAGCATTACATGCCACCACCAGTACTGGGGTCATAGAGACTCATGACCTTGCAGCCTAGTTCTGGAGGTATTTCTCAGGCAGGGCATCTTATCCTCTGCTCAGCCTGTGGATAagatttttttcaaagcagctgTTTGTCCACTTGTCCCAAACAGAGTTTGCTGTAGGGCTAAGATGGTGGAACCAAAAGGCAGTTCCAGGGGGAGCGGCTGTAAAGAGGCCAAAAAGaggcttaaagcagagcagGACCTTGATCTGGGCTTTGTCCACATGGCTCTCCTCTCCCTCAGAGATGCAGTTCTCTTTCTTGCACCAGCAATACCTATTAAATAGCGTATGGGATCCTGCTGTTTTTTTGAGCCTTCTGAGCTAGTAACTGAGACAAGCTGTCCAGTTGAGAGTAGGTTTCTAACTTGGGCTCTTCTGGCTACTCTCCAGCACCCTGTTTGAATTTATGCCCTTATGTCTGTTGGAAAGGCAGATGTGGCAGTGGTGGGGCTGTTGACAGCACATGCTGTCCCTTGTAGATGGAGGAGATAATGTTTCTTTCAGTCTTAGCACAAGGTCTCTGCGGCTTAATAGCTCTCGGTACCTCTTGAGTCATGGTAATGTCCCTGTTAGGTGTGGGATGGCAGGGTGGGGACAGCTGAAGTCACTGCGTGTATAGGGAGAAAACAACGAAACGTGTTACTCAAACCGGCATCCATAGTGCCCTTGTTCTTATGACTGCAGTGCCCCATAGATGTGTAGTCTTACATGTGGCAAGTACTCTGAAATGCAACATCTGGAGAGGTGAGTTTAGTCCATCAAACTTGACCTGGTATGATCTGTGCACGTAGCAGGCTGGTAGGACTTGCACCATGTGTCACAGGCAGATGATAGgctgctgtctttttgttccAGCTTTTACTAAGGGCTACTGGGCATCTCACCTCCTTCTCCCAAGGCAATTTTCTATTGAGTATGATTCCCACTGGGGTAAAGTGAGTATAAAACTGCGTGGAGAATGGTCTGAAGTAACTTATGCTGTTTGGAATAATTTGCaccactgttttttgttggtttgttagtttgttttacaAGATCCTGAAGCTCTCTGGTATGAGACATCTGTAGTCCTCCTTACTACACACCTTCCTGACAGGAGTCCCAGCCTGGGTGGGAGGAGAAGCACTGTGTGACTTGGCTGGGTGCTTACAGCTCTCTGAGGATGTGGTCTCACAAGGTGGGAAACAACTACCGCTGCCCTGTGGGGAGAAGCTTAGGGTCAGAGCACTTGTTTTACTGACCTCATCGTACTTCTGGGTTTGGATGTGGGGAAATCTAGCTTCCTACTTCTATAGGAGAGTAGTAGGGTAGACTTTTCTTGCCCTGAGTTAGCAGGCAGCTGCCTGTTATTAAACAAGAGAGGGCTGTTCTTGCAGAAGTGAGCCAAGTGTTTTATCAAATGATCTCTCCTGTGCTTTCCTCATTGAGAAATAACTCGGAGGTCCTGTTCATGCAGTATGAGAACAATCCTGTGGATGTTCCCTCCCAGTCTGCAGGGTAGCAAATGGGGACAGTCTTGCAACAGATATTCTTTCCCCTCCATGCGGTACTTTCAGAACCTCTTCCCCCATTACTGGGAGCAAGGCCAGGTTTTATCTTTACATGTAAGACTCAGCAGAGTTCCTGCATGCCTTTGCAACCCCCAAAGGaaaccacagctgaaacaaaaagctgcTGGCTAACCGTAGGCCTGAGTGCATTCATACTTTCTGTATGTAGGAGTCAAAGTAACGCTGTAGTAGAGCTAAAACCTTCAGAGAGAAAACGTTCCTGTCTGCTGCTTCGATTCCAAAGATTTAAGGCTTGCTGCCATCAAGAGTGTTTCCTTGCTcagcaaagaaagaagtgatAGGGAATAATGTGACACTAAAGTCATCTAATCGGTACTGACTCAAGTGCCCATCTGTACTTATCAGACAAATTGTTTCCCACAGTCTTCAGGTTTAGTAATTAAAGTCATACAGAGTTTAAACAGTGACAAATATGTTAAAACAGTAAGTTGACTCTGAAATTGTTAGATGATGTTCCTGGATAATGTGGCTTGCTACAGGGAGAGAAAGTCTTCTAAGCAGGTAGAGTTTCAGCTGCAGTCGGAGGGCAGCAGTTAGAGAAAAAGCCAAGCTCACAGGACCTGaagcacaaggaaaacaaatgatttcCTACTCTTACCATCACAAGTGCAGGTGAAGCCCCAGAGCGCTAAACAGCAAAGCGTGGCGAAGCTGCGGGTGAAGTTTGCTGCCATCTCCACTGCTTCAGAAGAGGAGCCTGCCAACGTGAGCAGTGACCGCCCTGCTTCCTGCAGGGGAAGATGTGTCTCTGTGAGAGCTTTTTATTGGctgggagggaagaagaaaaaaaaaaatcatcctaaactctaaaaaaaaaacaacaaatcaccCTGAATgatcacagctctgagactgcCTTTGTCTGCTGCTGATGACTGCACATCTCATGGCCCTGCTGAAGGCTCTGCCTTGCTGACCGCAAGTCCCACCTCAGATGGGGACTTTTTGCTTTGTGATCCTCAAAGGGCTGTGCAGAAACGTGGGCAGATGTGTGATGTAACGCCGTCCTGTGCTCTGGGACGTGCTGTGGGGTAGTAAGAGTAACGGTCACATGCTTTAAATTTCATGGGGAAACGTAACCCCTACGAAATGGGCGGTGAGCCCTTGGGGTGGGGTTCTTGACTTGTATATGGGTGGTTGTGTGTGGGGAAGAGTGACAGAAGGGGTGGGTCTTGCTTTCTATGATGTGGATACAGCTAAAATCACCAGCTGCCAGATTCAGGAGGGCAGAAGACGATCTGTCACCACAAAGGTCAGGGCATGGTGGACCTCAGTCTGCACGTGCGTGTATGTTTCAGGTGAGCTGGAAGGTGCTTGTTGCCTTTCACTTTCCCCAGCAATGAACTATGCTCCTTTAAGCAAAGCCACCTTACTGCCTGGAGGAAATTCCTAAAGCAGGCCAGTGTGGGCAGCATGTAAGATGAAGGAGACTCATTTTAGTATTGCTCAGTAGGAAGAGATTAGGTCAAGTCCAGGCTGAAAAGTGCCACTGAAAGGAACTGGGACAAATGTAGTGAGTCACACTTACCATCAGTCCTTCTTGCACAGAGCTTCTGAATCAGACCCCAAAGCCCACGGGAAATGTTGAGAGCATGAAAGGTATTATACTgcttgtgggttttgttgtttctttttgttctgacCTCGCATCGTAGCCTTATCTTGGATGCAAGATGTCAACACATCTGTAGGGTGTAGCTATGACCCATTTGCCACACTTCTGCATGATGCACCAGGAAGGAGTTTGAGATTCCCCCATGACTTTtgtccctttccttctctttttgccTTCTAGTGAGCTCACGGCCTTCTAATTTGCAGGGGGCAGGAATGGGTCTGCTCAGGGATTTTAAGTACAAATTCTTTTTTGCTTAAAGCGTGTGCAATGGGACATCGCTAGCAGAGCAGGTTTGGTGTGAGCGGAGGTGATGGTGCCTAACAAAGGCAGAGAGGGTGGCAAGAAGCTTGTAGCTCAGTGGGATGGTGGAGGGGGCCAGAGCTGCCAGGCCAGCTCAGCTGTTGGCACTAGAGGGCACCAGAAGGTAAGCCACCGTGCCAGCAGAGCTATTCCACAGTAAACAGAGCTTATGCCTTAAGCAAATAGCTAACCCTGACCCAGGCCAGATAGAGTCTGTGGTCTTTCTGCTTTAAGCTGGGTTAAATGGATCTAAAAGACTTGCATGGCTGAAGAGCTCTCTTCTCTGCGAGGGATTCTGCAGAGTGTATTCATTCTCTCTACTGAGCTTGATTGTTAGACATGGTGTGCAACTGCAGGGACTTTTTTGATAAATAAAAGCCCGCTACTTTTATTATCCATAAGCAGAGATGCAGTTGCCTCCCCCGTTCCTGTTAAAGAAGCAAAAGCGCTGTCTCTGAAGTTTAATTTTCATGACTCTTAGTGCATGCTTTGGACTTTCTCAATGCTGCTTCTTGCTTCGCTCATTCAAGGCAGACccctggctgcacagcacagctgtggttCTCTGACATAATGCTGCATGAGGGTCATGCTGGAATCAGTCTCCTATAAATGCAGTCAGCACCTAGCCCTGCAACCTGCAATTCTCTGCAGTCCTGATTCCCTCTTTGCACTTCACAGATCAGTGGAGGACTGTGACACGAATTTGTCTCATTAGCTTAGGCAGGGGTTTGGAGGATAACTGGAGTGTGTTTGAGTTGTGCTCTCAAAACTTTTAATTAAGACACATTTACCAATGTCAAtagtcctttttcttttttttttttttccttcttttaatctttattaCATCTTCCAGGCCTTCATCTGGTCCCCAGGGCAGCTAATTTAGCTGGATTTGCTTTAATGAAGGATCTGAACAAGAGGATGCTTTTTTGGCTCCCAGCTGGAATAGAGAAATCAccacatttcagctttttggAGGGTAGTACATGGAGAAGAATGCCTGACACTTTGGCAGAGTGCTCATAACAGACTTAAAACCATAAAGGAGAAAGATGGACGTGACCTTATCTTTCACATTGGTGACCTGCACTTCGCAGGTGTTGAAATAGGTTGAGGTGCAGAGAAAGGATCTAGTCCTACACCTGGCAGTCCTAGGAGGAAGGAGCACAGGATAATGAACCTCACCAGCCCATCTTTCGTAAGTGGGAAACCATAGAGCCCACGTAGCATCAGCTCGTAAGTACAGAATGACCTGGGCAAGCCACAGGATGCTGGTAGTCTTCAGAGCAGGCATGAGGAAGGACAGGTTTGGGCAGATacaagggaaggaaggaaatggttCAGAGCACAAGTCCTTACAGAGGGTTAAGTGAGGAATGGAATCCACGTAGCTCAGGTTGGGACTATGAATCTGCGTGCTTGGTATCAGTAGGACATAGAGGAAAAACAGGGAAGTGACACTGGTGGGGTTGGTCTCATCTGGGACATTTGCCTCCCTATGCGCCtttctgggagctgctcctcagcTTATCAACACCTATCTGAGcctctgctgcagagacagctgtgatttttcaaAGGGATTAAGTTTCATTTGTGTTTCTACCAGCAATGACTTTTGAACAGATGAATTTCAATTAAATATGAAAGCATGCTGGAATACTTGAGGATAATTTGGTTACCATATGTTTCTAGAGAAGAAAAGCCCAAATGAATGGTTGGAATGAGAGGATTGAGCACAACTTTGCCGTCATCCAATCTGTCAACAGCTCTGTTATCTGATTTACAGAGATTGCTTATTGAGTGCACCATGGGACATTTAtaaaggatggatggatgtaaAGACCTGTCTGTATTTTACATTGATGCCATGCTTGTATTAGTCTTGAGATGAACAAACCTTCCATCCCCTCTTTCTCCCAATGAAGACTTCAAAGTAATGTATCTGAGGACAAGCCTGCCCCTTTCTGTAACCACTCTGATGAGAAAGATGTGCATTTCACTGAGGTCCTGGTGCTGTTCTCACTGTGGCACCCAAGAGTTGCTCGATTCTTATGTCCTTAGTAAGAGCAAATCCTCTAACAGGAACTTGATATACAGATGCCCACACCAAAGGTCCCTTTAGTCCTGAACCTTCTCACAGTGAATGGCTCGAAGGGGAGCCATTCACTTAAGCCACcctgaaagtattttaaatgcagctaAGCAGCACATTCACAGTTCTGTTGGAGGATGCTGATCAGGAGGTGATGGTGACTCTGTGGTGTTCACTTAACCTTTCTATATTTGGCTTGTTTTGCTAATGACTGTATCTGGTCAGGGCTGCTCACTGCACTTAGTACTGGGCAGATCCAACTTTGTGTCAGGGCCTTTTGACAAGACAATAACCTACAGTGAGGAAAGTGCTACCAGTTCAGCTCTTGCCCCTCTGGCactttgttttcacagatgATGGTCCATGGTGGCTTCTCCATCCACCTGTCTCTCTTCATCATGGAGCTGAATGTAGTTGAGAGCAAAACCTTGCAAGCCTCTGAGCAAATGAGTTTGGGCTGAGAGGTACTGGGACAACCAGCCAGCTGGGGGCCTTTTTAGAAGAGTGCCCACTTAGAGAGGTAGATCTTTCTGTTGTCCAGTTTGAAAGAGCTCAGAAGTGTGTCATGACTGATGCCAGGTGCTAGTGCCAGGACAAGAGTCAAagggcagaaactggagcacagaAGGCTCACCCTGGTCATCAGgaagcagttctgtgctgtgcaggagcacTGACACACactgcctggagaagctgtgaaGTCTTCTTCGTGCAGACCTTCAGATGTCGCCTaagtgtccctgctggagcagataGACCAATGGTGCCTTCCTCCCTCCACCAGTCTGTGACTTTGTGAGAACACCGAGGTCTTCCTGTTAGACATCAGCTACCATGATGGGCAGTTAGAAGTGATGAGCAGTCTCTAGTTCATTAATGTAAATATTCACAGCCGCTGATTCCCACGGCTCTGCTGTCACCCTGAAGGAAGTGGGTCACTGTTCCTCCACAGAGAGGGAAGGGGTTGTCCCAGCAGAGGAGGGGGATGTTGGGTTTTACATCGTGGTGCATCTGCATGGGATCCCACACCAACACAAATGTGGATTCGTTGTGTCCTGTCCCCAAAGCTGTGTTGAGGAAGTagctgagaaatgtttttcattccttctgGGGGTGCAGCACAAAGATGGCGTCACccattttaatgcttttcttcctgaatgtCTTGCTAACTAAACCATCCAGTACTCGCATGGTTTGCCCTGGACCTGTGGAAATGATGTAGCATGTTCTGGGAACTCAGTACTGGCTGGTCCTTTGTCCAGGGCACACTCactttgcattgcattgctgGCATCCTTACTGCTTGCTTGTTGTATTTAAGAACTGTCCTTTGACAGGGCAGATGCTGTTGGTGAGAGAACAACAGATGTTTTCAGTCTGAAGAACAGGGTGTTGGGAAGTGATGTGGACATGCAGAGTCCTTGTGCTCTGCAGTATGCCTGGTTTAAAAACTTGTTTGGTAGAAAGAACTGCTCTTAGGCAGTGAGTGCAGAGGGGATCACCCAAGCCAGGATGTGCTGTGCTCACTCTGCACCATCATCAGAAGATGATTGCTTCTATTCCATGGGGAAAATTGACTGACCTCTTGGCTCCCAGATGCGTTGAAAGTGTTTGTCACAGCATCCCTTAGGAAAGGACatagagaagcagcagagggacagagcTGCTAAAAAGCCATTCAGGTGGCCAATGTAGGGGTCACAGTGAGGGGCAGTCTCAGGCTGATAGCCCTGAGTTGCTTTTCAGAGCAACATTGTGTTTTATCTGTTTAGGATCTGACTTGGCATAAGCGATGAAAAGGAAGCGCTTGACAGAGCAAGGCGTATTGGTGCTGCAATGCAAGCCTGTGTCTGCAATGCAGCACAcgctgcagctctccctgtgTGAAGGAAGGCAAACCTGTGCTCTCtagcagcatttaaaaataccaGCCATAACTCCATGGTGCTTCTCTGTCTAGTAGGCACCCAGGTACTCAGCTGAATACCTGGATCTGACAGCCCCAGTTTGCCACGGCCATGCTGTGTTCCCTTTTACTGCTGCTACCAGCTCTTACCCCTTGCTTCAGATCTGTGAGTAGCAACAACAAGCTGACCTGAGGGGAGCTGGGCTGTGATTTTGTATGCAGCTGGCAGCACCACATGTGCAGAATGCTCCCAGGGCTCAGGGAGTGAGGATCAGAGATGTTCTCTCAGCGAGTTGGGAGGATTGAGTTCTGAATATAATATAAAGGAAGCAGAGGAATGTCCATTACCCTGATAATGCAGGCAGAGTGATAACAGCAAAGACTTGTTCTTGCTACTCTGTGGATGTCCAGATCCTCTGTAATAAGTGAAGCCCCCTCCCTTCCCTA
This region of Excalfactoria chinensis isolate bCotChi1 chromosome 3, bCotChi1.hap2, whole genome shotgun sequence genomic DNA includes:
- the CST7 gene encoding cystatin-F — its product is MAANFTRSFATLCCLALWGFTCTCDATCVPPPHSTVHPGFPVPMNTNNPGVRKAARFGVYQYNNSSNDLFLFKEWQINKAMVQIIRGLKYMLHVEIGRTVCEKRGHSNLDNCHFQRKKNLQQMLKCYFEVWMTPWLHKADVPVALCH